A section of the Harmonia axyridis chromosome 2, icHarAxyr1.1, whole genome shotgun sequence genome encodes:
- the LOC123672948 gene encoding folliculin has protein sequence MDAILALGHFCESHGPCVVLCTQKCKEEPQQTPHNLTVPWCEACQSVDLDLALVTKSETSCFVTTRTPLQQDLAFLLKQAIVRSLSCEEESSKEGGTLYFGDNERGHIISHSFSLQDSLARGFHRKYSILMLMKDKIHLLNLWPSVIPTIKQIASELQEKAAKVNGVEQAQYSQRAVRQAQGSPGHQSRSLPQLTGEPAVFAHLHMWFTWILSCNRFVEKVANVPKIPIKCVPKNLRNLLKEMTEHVFRVTCYCVLTGMWLQCEDESVLDIFKQLIPTNFKIPSTGPPVKLVKQETWKIEWTGILPNRLPTLQILIEEALKNDSITDEVLESHLTSLILNWLNIAKSLSWTSNPDNNLLQALGISRHDLPLLAYWTSNCR, from the exons ATGGATGCCATTCTAGCACTGGGTCACTTTTGTGAATCTCATGGTCCTTGCGTAGTTCTTTGCACTCAGAAATGTAAAGAAGAACCTCAACAAACACCCCACAACCTTACGGTTCCTTGGTGTGAAGCATGCCAGTCTGTAGATTTGGATTTAGCATTGGTTACCAAAAGTGAAACAAGTTGCTTTGTAACTACTCGAACTCCTCTACAACAGGATTTGGCATTTTTGCTTAAACAAGCCATAGTTAGGAGCTTAAGTTGTGAG GAAGAGTCTAGTAAAGAAGGCGGTACCTTATATTTTGGAGATAATGAGAGAGGTCATATTATAAGCCATAGTTTCAGTTTGCAAGATTCATTGGCAAGGGGTTTTCACAGAAAGTACAGTATTCTGATGCTTATGAAAGATAAG ATACATCTCTTGAATTTATGGCCCAGTGTTATTCCTACGATAAAGCAAATAGCATCAGAACTTCAAGAAAAAGCTGCCAAAGTCAATGGAGTTGAACAGGCTCAATATTCTCAAAGAGCAGTGAGGCAGGCACAAGGCTCACCTGGTCATCAGTCTAGGTCTTTACCTCAGTTAACTGGTGAACCTGCAGTTTTTGCTCATCTGCACATGTGGTTCACATGGATATTGAGTTGTAACAGATTTGTAGAAAAAGTTGCCAATGTTCCGAAAATTCCAATCAAATGTGTTCCCAAAAACTTGAGAAATTTATTGAAGGAGATGACAGAGCATGTGTTTAGAGTTACCTGTTATTGTGTGTTGACTGGAATGTGGCTCCAATGTGAAGATGAAAGTGTTTTAGATATTTTTAAACAATTGATTCCCACCAATTTTAAG ATACCAAGTACTGGCCCACCTGTCAAATTAGTGAAGCAAGAAACTTGGAAAATTGAGTGGACGGGAATTTTGCCTAACAGATTGCCAACTTTACAAATTCTTATTGAGGAAGCTTTAAAAAATGACAGTATAACAGATGAGGTATTGGAATCCCATCTGACTAGTCTTATTCTTAATTGGTTGAATATCGCCAAATCTTTGAGTTGGACCTCAAATCCCGATAATAATCTTTTACAAGCCCTCGGAATAAGCAGACATGACTTACCATTATTGGCATACTGGACTTCGAATTGTCGATAG